Proteins found in one Anopheles aquasalis chromosome 3, idAnoAquaMG_Q_19, whole genome shotgun sequence genomic segment:
- the LOC126574263 gene encoding uncharacterized protein LOC126574263 — MSGPTSLSGAEEDEQTNYDTPDETGLTKAQKVALTAAWSIVKKDLVTHGRNIFVMFFEEYPKYLDYFDFSSGDTGDLGENRSLHAHALNVMNFIGTLIDYGLNDPGLLRCSLTKLVRNHRRRNVTKEDVGAVGGVIMRYTLDALDAHRSPTLEEAFEAFLGTVAEAFE; from the exons atGTCCGGCCCAACGTCGTTAAGCGGAGCGGAAGAGGATGAGCAAACCAATTACGACACACCGGACGAGACGGGGCTTACGAAAGCGCAGAAGGTGGCCCTGACGGCCGCCTGGAGCATCGTCAAGAAGGATCTGGTCACTCACGGGCGCAACATATTCGTCAT GTTCTTCGAGGAGTACCCGAAATACCTGGACTACTTTGATTTCTCATCCGGCGATACGGGTGATCTCGGGGAAAATCGGTCCTTGCATGCGCACGCCCTGAACGTGATGAACTTCATCGGAACACTGATCGACTACGGGTTGAACGATCCTGGACTGTTGCGCTGCAGCCTCACGAAGCTGGTGCGAAACCATCGGCGGCGTAATGTGACCAAGGAGGATGTCGGG GCGGTTGGTGGAGTGATCATGCGCTACACTTTGGACGCCCTCGACGCACATCGATCACCGACGCTCGAGGAAGCGTTCGAAGCGTTTCTCGGTACGGTCGCTGAAGCGTTCGAGTGA
- the LOC126574258 gene encoding phosphotriesterase-related protein, which produces MLKVQTVRGPVDPGQLGYTLTHEHFSLNFDKMYAAPPDAVSEYVSKRITLENVGYVRQYPYSSRYNINFEDFDTHEAVAKDVVAYRGFGGGAIVENTSHGLGRNLRLMYDVSREANVHVIAGTGHYIHAMQSPATHAMSVEQLTDLYTKELLFGVEVDGVPEPIRCGFIGEVGSGWPITPFERNAIQATGEVQAVIGCGVSFHPGRERDAPFEIVRLYLEAGGSAEKCVMSHLDRTLFAVEDLHEFAKLGTYCQFDLFGTECSYYQLNPELYMQSDEQRLQKIIGLVREGYTERILMSHDIHTKHRLTSFGGHGYSHILNNVLMRFTVRGIDIKTVDTITITNPARWLEMKV; this is translated from the exons ATGCTGAAGGTTCAAACGG TGCGAGGCCCGGTAGATCCGGGCCAGCTCGGGTACACGCTAACGCACGAGCACTTTTCGCTCAACTTCGACAAGATGTATGCCGCACCACCGGACGCGGTCTCGGAGTATGTCAGCAAGCGCATCACGCTCGAGAACGTCGGATACGTGCGCCAGTACCCCTACAGTAGCCGGTACAACATTAACTTTGAGGATTTCGATACGCACGAAGCGGTGGCGAAGGATGTGGTGGCATACCGGggcttcggtggtggcgcaaTCGTCGAAAACACGTCGCACGGGCTTGGCCGTAACCTGCGGCTCATGTACGATGTGTCACGGGAGGCGAATGTGCACGTGATCGCCGGCACCGGTCACTACATTCACGCGATGCAATCCCCGGCAACGCATGCGATGAGCGTCGAGCAACTGACGGATCTCTACACCAAGGAGCTACTGTTTGGTGTCGAGGTGGACGGTGTTCCGGAACCGATAAGGTGTGGGTTTATCGGGGAGGTTGGTAGTGGCTGGCCGATTACACCGTTCGAGCGGAATGCCATCCAAGCGACGGGTGAAGTGCAGGCCGTAATTGGTTGCGGTGTTTCGTTTCATCCGGGCCGTGAACGGGATGCACCGTTCGAGATAGTGCGGCTGTATCTGGAGGCTGGTGGTAGTGCCGAAAAGTGCGTCATGTCGCATCTCGATCGGACACTGTTCGCGGTGGAAGATCTGCACGAGTTTGCCAAGCTGGGAACGTACTGTCAGTTCGATCTGTTCGGTACCGAGTGCTCGTACTATCAGCTTAATCCGGAGTTGTACATGCAATCGGACGAGCAGCGGCTTCAGAAAATCATTGGATTGGTGCGCGAGGGCTACACGGAGCGTATTCTGATGTCCCACGACATTCACACCAAGCACCGGCTG ACCAGCTTCGGTGGGCACGGATACAGTCACATCCTCAACAACGTGCTGATGCGCTTTACGGTGCGTGGCATCGATATCAAAACCGTCGacacaatcaccatcaccaatccGGCTCGTTGGCTCGAAATGAAGGTCTAG
- the LOC126574245 gene encoding ATP-dependent RNA helicase ddx24, which produces MQKKQRKFKPKKFPGKPKNGSVAVKPGAWEAVKISGAVISDEGADLGGFIGLEVMENYGNQFLRTPKLKEVEEIFDDERDQPKRKRAKDSDNDTDSDEDGGRKKKKKAKKQVKTVAVEPESEESDVDDVPAKKKTVKQKVEQVKIVDKPTKAVVAASKVEKEKQKPVSNGNAAEVKPSGFSMLLKPETNGTQKQPKKNGSVKGQAKKTAAEGYSSVEYIRWIELGVSEPIVKAIAEKGFKTPTEIQEKSLPAAIFGHRDLLGAAETGSGKTLAFGLPMLEGIRKLKQLNEPIVFDNDDESVTVHGDHELTPPPEDYELSPEDQKVFAMGGKKGKNQPVDPNKPLYGLILTPTRELAVQINDHLKSVTKYTDINIATVFGGLAVVKQERMLRKCPEIVIATPGRLWELIQAGNQHLAKVMHIRYLVIDETDRMLEKGHFEELKQLLELINSNEEAKKRRRNYIFSATLTMDHDLPEHLKKNPKKAKKVMKETPGQRLNNLIQTIGMTNPKVVDLTKEQATAQTLTESRILCQTPHKDFYLYYFLERHPGRTLVFCNSIECVRRLVSLFEYLNCHPLSLFGSMQQRQRLKNLERFTTNPKALLIATDVAARGLDIPNVDHVIHYQVPKTTENYVHRSGRTARASKEGLTVLLIGPEEVKAYVKLNQDLGRTADLPLYPTSDRMMRQIKQRVQLARDIERLEMQQRRSGEERSWEDKLAKEFRDESDVDSEQEEMRKLEQVRQKRQFKAKRLELSRLLAVPLVLDRAEMRYPSSNIGVQLTAESDQSAISLIQRAVQERHNEKKQRKNKQKASK; this is translated from the exons atgcagaaaaagCAGCGTAAATTTAAGCCTAAAAAGTTCCCCGGGAAACCGAAAAACGGTTCCGTGGCCGTGAAACCGGGAGCATGGGAAGCGGTCAAGATCAGTGGCGCTGTGATTTCGGACGAGGGCGCCGATCTTGGCGGGTTCATCGGACTGGAAGTGATGGAAAACTACGGCAATCAGTTCCTGCGAACGCCGAAGCTGAAG GAGGTTGAGGAGATCTTTGATGATGAGAGAGACcaaccgaaaagaaaacgggCAAAGGACAGCGACAACGATACGGATTCCGATGAAGATGGTGGtcgcaaaaagaagaaaaaagccaaGAAACAGGTGAAAACTGTCGCTGTagaaccggaatcggaagaGTCTGATGTGGACGATGTTCcggcgaagaaaaaaacagttaaGCAGAAAGTGGAACAGGTCAAGATTGTCGATAAACCGACGAAAGCAGTGGTCGCAGCTTcaaaagtggaaaaagaaaagcagaaaCCGGTATCGAATGGCAACGCAGCAGAGGTTAAGCCATCTGGATTCTCGATGCTTTTAAAACCTGAAACCAATGGAACACAGAAACAACCTAAAAAGAATGGATCAGTCAAAGGACAAGCTAAAAAGACTGCTGCAGAAGGCTATTCTAGCGTGGAGTACATC CGTTGGATAGAGCTCGGTGTATCGGAACCGATAGTGAAGGCAATCGCCGAGAAGGGCTTTAAGACGCCTACCGAAATCCAGGAAAAGTCCCTTCCTGCCGCAATCTTCGGTCATCGTGACTTGCTCGGTGCCGCTGAGACAGGAAGCGGCAAAACGCTGGCTTTCGGTTTGCCGATGTTGGAAGGAATTCGAAAACTGAAGCAACTGAATGAACCAATCGTCTTTGATAACGATGACGAATCGGTCACGGTTCATGGTGATCATGAGctaacgccaccaccagaagactACGAACTAAGCCCGGAGGACCAGAAGGTGTTTGCAATGGGTggcaagaaaggaaagaacCAACCGGTAGATCCAAACAAACCCCTGTACGGCCTAATTCTAACGCCAACGCGTGAGCTGGCCGTACAAATCAATGACCATCTGAAGTCGGTTACCAAATACACCGACATTAACATTGCCACCGTTTTCGGTGGATTGGCCGTGGTGAAGCAGGAACGTATGCTGCGCAAGTGTCCGGAAATTGTTATCGCCACACCGGGACGCTTGTGGGAATTAATTCAAGCTGGCAATCAGCATCTGGCCAAAGTGATGCACATCAG ATATCTGGTTATCGACGAGACGGATCGTATGCTTGAAAAGGGCCACTTCGAGGAACTGAAACAACTGCTGGAACTGATCAACTCGAACGAGGAGGCCAAGAAGCGACGGCGTAATTACATTTTCTCCGCCACACTTACGATGGATCATGATCTTCCCGAGCATCTGAAGA AAAATCCCAAAAAGGCCAAGAAAGTGATGAAAGAAACGCCTGGACAACGGTTGAACAATCTTATCCAAACGATCGGTATGACCAATCCGAAGGTAGTCGATCTAACTAAAGAGCAGGCTACCGCACAGACGCTTACGGAATCGCGTATCCTCTGCCAGACGCCACACAAGGATTTTTATCTGTACTACTTTCTCGAGCGTCACCCCGGACGCACGCTCGTGTTTTGTAACTCGATCGAGTGCGTCCGGCGGTTAGTGTCACTGTTCGAGTATCTGAACTGCCATCCGTTGAGTCTGTTCGGAAGTAtgcaacagcggcagcgttTAAAGAATCTGGAACGCTTCACAACCAACCCGAAGGCACTGCTGATAGCGACGGATGTGGCCGCCCGTGGTCTTGACATCCCAAACGTAGATCACGTTATACACTATCAGGTACCGAAGACGACGGAAAACTATGTTCACCGTTCCGGTCGTACGGCTCGTGCTAGTAAGGAGGGTTTGACAGTTCTGTTGATTGGTCCGGAAGAGGTGAAGGCTTATGTGAAGCTGAATCAGGATCTTGGCCGTACCGCGGATCTACCGTTGTACCCCACTTCCGACCGTATGATGCGACAGATCAAGCAACGCGTGCAGCTGGCACGTGATATCGAAAGGCTGGAGATGCAGCAGCGACGCTCGGGAGAGGAACGGTCGTGGGAGGACAAGCTGGCGAAGGAGTTCCGCGATGAATCCGATGTGGATAGTGAGCAAGAAGAGATGCGAAAGCTAGAGCAGGTCCGGCAGAAGCGACAGTTTAAGGCGAAACGGTTGGAACTGAGCCGTTTGCTTGCCGTACCGCTCGTGCTGGATCGTGCCGAGATGCGCTATCCTTCATCCAACATCGGTGTGCAGTTAACAGCAGAGAGCGACCAATCGGCCATTAGCTTGATACAGCGAGCGGTGCAGGAACGACACAATGAGAAAAAACAGCgtaaaaataagcaaaaagCGAGCAAATGA